A genomic window from Purpureocillium takamizusanense chromosome 2, complete sequence includes:
- a CDS encoding uncharacterized protein (EggNog:ENOG503P41D~COG:Q), whose amino-acid sequence MASDQEEQQQQQPVAPLSDAGSAVYSPLLLSIYDAVVLGFSNTYVWRCPTDEVLLPLFESAMGEHHLDVGVGTGYFPATAMARRGGGAASSSSPPCRSLTLVDANPTALDTARRRVHRAAAGLASSSSPVRVSAVLADATKPLPLSVADGPSQSSATGGRGNDDGGDNSGCTRNGVVKFTSASIFYLLHCISLPAETKATLVLDSLRAHLAPDATLVGATILGRGRDEHRGWLARGLGAFYNRRGIFSNADDGAEAFERVLRRVFAHVEVWFVGVVMLFRARGLRVAVGPLEALPTDGEGI is encoded by the coding sequence ATGGCATCTGAccaagaagagcagcagcagcagcagcctgtcgCGCCCTTGAGCGacgccggcagcgccgtcTACtccccgctgctgctctccatCTACGACGCCGTGGTGCTCGGCTTCTCCAACACGTACGTCTGGCGCTGTCCGACCGACGAGGTGCTCCTTCCGCTCTTTGAGTCCGCTATGGGCGAGCACCACctcgatgtcggcgtcggcacggGCTACTTccccgccacggccatggcccgtcgcggcggcggcgcggcatcatcatcgtcgccgccgtgcaggaGCCTCACCCTCGTGGACGCCAACCCCACGGCCCTGGACACGGCGCGAAGGCGTGTGCACCGCGCGGCCGCAgggttggcgtcgtcgtcatcgcctgTGCGTGTGtccgccgtgctcgccgatGCGACGAAGCCGTTGCCCCTGTCTGTCGCAGATGGACCTTCCCAGAGCAGTGCTACTGGCGGTAGGGGTaacgatgacggcggtgaTAACAGCGGCTGCACGAGGAATGGCGTCGTTAAGTTCACCTCCGCCAGCATCTTCTACCTCCTGCACTGCatctccctccccgccgagACCAAGGCGACGCTCGTGCTCGACAgcctgcgcgcgcacctCGCCCCAGACGCGACCCTCGTCGGGGCCACGATCCTGGGCCGCGGGAGGGACGAGCACCGCGGGTGGCTCGCGCGGGGCCTCGGCGCGTTCTACAACCGGCGCGGCATCTTTAGCAACGCtgatgacggcgcggaggcgTTTGAGCGCGTGCTGCGAAGGGTGTTTGCGCACGTGGAGGTGTGGTTCGTGGGCGTGGTGATGCTGTTCCGCGCGAGGGGGTTGCGGGTTGCTGTTGGGccgctggaggcgctgccgACGGATGGGGAGGGTATTTGA
- a CDS encoding uncharacterized protein (TransMembrane:3 (o97-118i139-156o176-196i)) encodes MAWGFLRWSARKKQQHHADHADHSSPTQQPSIPRAVTNPESTARNHDATATTTPMYSYYATTSSDHHHGRRRGGSNNDMFGWPRPGPSPWHVLFCRILAHVRSCAVVVPVAAGACFVVERRDVVEHHAWPGLEIYEAGFAIPLTILFLGAVAWTLMLRSAGAAPPGRGCDGLPGVAHVVLALALGGWVVSIAVRCLSRVSRDRGQHHQLFWRLVAATGRVATLHEAFWVTYVYGWAWRYGIPVQDMYRDKGGGQL; translated from the exons ATGGCATGGGGCTTCCTACGTTGGTCCGCCaggaagaagcagcagcaccacgccGACCACGCCGACCACTCCTCCCCAACGCAGCAGCCCTCCATCCCCCGCGCCGTCACCAACCCAGAGAGCACAGCCAGAAACCACGacgcgacggccacgacgacgcccatgtACTCATATTACGCCACGACCAGTAGTGATCATCaccacgggcgccggcgcggcggcagcaacaacgacatGTTTGGATGGCCGCGCcccggcccgtcgccctggCACGTCTTGTTCTGCCGCATCCTCGCGCACGTGCGAAGCTGCGCCGTGGTcgtgcccgtcgcggcgggggcgTGTTTTGTCGTGGAGCGGAGAGACGTTGTCGAGCATCATGCTTGGCCTGGGTTGGAGATTTACGAAGCTGGTTTCGCG ATCCCGCTGACgatcctcttcctcggcgccgtcgcctggaCGCTGATGTTGCGCAGTGCCGGCGCGGCTCCTCCGGGTCGCGGCTGCGACGGGCTGCCCGGCGTTGCACACGttgtcctcgccctcgccctcggcggctgggTGGTGTCGATTGCGGTGCGGTGCTTGTCGAGGGTCTCTCGAGATCGTGGCCAGCATCATCAGCTGTTTTGGAGACTCGTCGCTGCCACGGG CAGGGTCGCGACGCTGCACGAGGCGTTTTGGGTCACGTACGTCTACGGCTGGGCATGGCGATATGGCATCCCCGTACAGGACATGTATCGCGACAAGGGCGGGGGGCAGCTATAA
- a CDS encoding uncharacterized protein (COG:K~EggNog:ENOG503NWDE): MSASPPPPPSSPSQSQSQQHATAHAYASNGLEILQAASDAAQAISNINSINGINNPQAQALQDAAAAAAEAVAAQPAAALGHDAGLQQQQQQQQQHHQPQQQQQQLSSPGGGAVMRDPTVNPKLTRLRRACDMCSMRKVKCDDTNIPCRPCRELGVDCTYERETKRRGPPNRHAEAAKAAKRARLEVYPGSPVAATAPAATGPAPGSAVASPSPQTAAKTLVNIASDALVDAEAIAPMPVLELLVDDFFTYVHPLAPFPHEPTFRQSFANREDRLRPEFLGLLASMVAALVASFPRSAREHLKAQHGSQLFPKAVVMVEKCRDVALLTRGSKWVLKQPKTLDDAATSYFLGLASGYVHQWNASRQFMAETLTLVRELGFARPKHPGDVPTFGNDLYSLDPLPFNHVKDQIGKRVFWCLLLGVRSLSQLGASHPDLVIAPSTPSLPYPAYPENVDDICVLANEIIHQAEGSVTLLTGFRFAIDIYTTMNGIVSLELAYGMSTLPWPDQRLLLRDGLLAAKSIVDNLPPELQLGNHAVDDASSLASLDEAGMQYVPPVWPEAQPAHDLRNVIKAQPLRRRQLQYEIQRTNIFVSQLATRFYFVDLYYNLRDVYLQEQAQQEQQQEEEGESQPQQDDDGNPVEPASSSAAATAPGPSDEEKALRDADDKEILDIMARERELIVQNLLTVLGSVSQRSLEPNGGALISKVRQVASTLLADAPERKGPFAAKAEEALSQLIDVLLKLETTGPAGESRAADPSQMTAEDEDEELRHWAELRDYQLRFAANGGFADAL; encoded by the coding sequence ATGTCTGCatctccaccgccgccgccgtcgtcgccctcgcagtcgcagtcgcaaCAGCACGCCACCGCCCACGCCTACGCCAGCAACGGGCTCGAGATCCTGCaggccgccagcgacgccgcccaggccatcAGCAACATCAACTCCATCAACGGCATCAACAACCCCCAAGCTCAGGCCCTccaggatgccgccgccgccgccgccgaggccgttgccgcccagccggcggcggctctgggcCACGATGcgggcctgcagcagcagcaacagcaacaacaacagcatcaccagccgcagcagcaacagcagcagctgtcgtcccccggcggcggtgccgtgaTGCGCGACCCGACCGTGAACCCTAAGCTCACCCGTCTCCGACGCGCCTGCGACATGTGCAGCATGCGCAAGGTCAAGTGCGATGATACCAACATCCCCTGCCGGCCCTgccgcgagctcggcgtcgactgCACCTACGAGCGCGAGACGAAACGCCGTGGACCCCCCAACCGCCATGCtgaggcggccaaggcggccaagcgcgcccgcctcgaaGTCTACCCGGGctctcccgtcgccgccaccgcgcccgccgccaccggcccTGCTCCTggctccgccgtcgcctcgccttcgccccagacggccgccaagaccctcgtcaacatcgcctccgacgcgctcgtcgacgccgaggctaTCGCGCCCATGCCTGtcctggagctgctcgtcgacgacttcTTTACCTACGTCCACCCGCtcgcccccttcccccacgAGCCCACCTTTCGCCAGTCCTTTGCCAATCGCGAGGACCGTTTGCGGCCCGAGTTCCTCGGTCTCCTGGCCAGcatggtcgccgccctcgtcgcctccttTCCTCGCAGCGCCCGTGAGCACCTCAAGGCACAGCACGGTAGCCAGCTGTTCCccaaggccgtcgtcatggttGAAAAGTGCCGTGACGTCGCGCTGCTCACGCGCGGTTCCAAGTGGGTGCTCAAGCAGCccaagacgctcgacgacgctgccacCAGCTATTTCCTgggcctcgcctcgggctACGTCCACCAGTGGAACGCGTCGCGGCAGTTCATGGCCGAGACCCTCACCCTCGTCCGCGAGCTGGGCTTCGCCCGCCCCAAGCACCCCGGCGACGTGCCCACGTTTGGCAACGACCTGTACTCGCTCGATCCGCTACCATTCAACCACGTCAAGGACCAGATTGGGAAGCGCGTCTTCTGgtgcctgctgctcggcgtccGCTCCCTCTCCCAGCTCGGCGCCTCGCATCCTGATCTCGTCATCGCCCCGTCCACGCCGAGCCTTCCATACCCCGCGTACCCCGAAAACGTCGACGATATCTGCGTTCTCGCCAACGAGATCATTCACCAGGCCGAGGGCAGCGTCACCCTGCTGACGGGCTTCCGCTTCGCCATCGACATATACACCACCATGAACGGCATCGTCAGTCTCGAGCTCGCCTACGGTATGAGCACCCTACCCTGGCCCGACCAGCGCTTGCTCCTTCGcgacggcctcctcgccgccaagagcatcgtcgacaacctgccgccggagctgcagctTGGCAACCacgccgttgacgatgccagctcgctcgccagcctcgacgaggccggcatgCAGTACGTGCCACCCGTGTGGCCCGAGGCGCAGCCCGCGCACGACCTTCGCAACGTCATCAAGGCGCAGCCACTCCGCCGGCGACAGCTCCAGTACGAGATTCAAAGGACCAACATTTTCGTCTCGCAGCTCGCCACCCGCTTCTACTTTGTTGACCTATACTATAACCTCCGCGACGTCTACCTCCAGGAacaggcgcagcaggagcagcagcaggaggaggagggagaatcgcagccgcagcaagACGATGACGGGAACCCCGTGGAGCCCGCCTCATctagcgccgccgccacggcccccGGCCCGTCAGACGAGGAAAAGGCCCttcgcgacgccgacgacaaggaaATACTCGACATCATGGCGCGGGAGCGTGAACTCATCGTGCAGAACCTCCTCACGGTGCTCGGCTCCGtgtcgcagcgcagcctcgAGCCCAACGGTGGCGCCCTCATCAGCAAGGTCCGCCAGGTCGCCTCCACGCTGCTCGCGGATGCGCCCGAGCGCAAGGGCCCcttcgccgccaaggccgaggaggctcTGTCGCAGCTCATCGATGTGCTCCTCAAGCTCGAGACGACGGGTCCCGCCGGGGAGTCCCGGGCGGCTGACCCGAGCCAAatgacggccgaggacgaggacgaggagctgcgccaCTGggcggagctgcgcgacTACCAACTGCGCTTTGCTGCCAACGGCGGGTTCGCAGATGCGCTGTAG